GGTGTACTGGGTACTGTGGGCATCACTGGCGATCGGGTGCGTGGCACAGCTGGAGGCGCTGGCAATGTCACTGGTGCTGCCGCGCTGGACCTGCGACGTCAAACACCTCGGCATCGCCCTGGCACTGCGCCGCGCATCCCGCCGCGCTGATTCGCACCGCGGCTGACACGCGCGCTACTAAAATGACGCCAACCGCAGCCGGAATCTACACCGCCATGATGACTGCCTCAACGCCACGCCCTGCACTGTTCCAATTGCTCGCCCTGGCGCTCACCCTGCTGTTGCCGTTCCCGGCACTGGCTCAGGATGCGCCCGACTACCGTATCGAGCAGATGAAAGACAACGTCTACCGCTTCAGTGCCGGCCATTATCGCTCGGTATTTATGGTCACCGACGCAGGCATCTTCGTCACCGACCCGATCAATCCCGACGCGGCCCGCTGGCTGCGGGCCGAGCTGCAACGGCGCTTCCGGCAACCGATCCGCTACCTGGCTTACAGCCACAACCATGTGGACCACACCCTCGGCGGTAGGGAACTGGCAGACAGCGGCACCACAGTTGTGGCGCAGGAGTATGCCGCCGAGGATCTGGCCTGGACCCGGGTGCCCACTGCCCTGCCGGATGTAACCTTTCGCGACCAGCTGACGATAAACTTGGGCAACAGCCACGTTACCCTGCGCTATTACGGACCGAACAACGGCCGCGGCTCTGTGAGCATGCGCTTTATGCCCGCCAACGTGCTCTATGTGGTGGACTGGATTGTTGTCGGCCGCATGCCCTACAAGGATCTGCCCGGCTACGATATCCACGGCATGATCCGCTCCACCCGCGAGGTACTCGCCGGCGCGCCCTTCGACCTGTTTATCGGCGGCCACGCCGATACCGGCAGCCGCGCGGATGTGAAGCGTTACCTGGCTTACCTAGAGGCACTCTACAACGCGGTGCGTGACGGTATGCTGGCCGGCAAATCGCTACAGACACTGCAGGCAGAAATCCGCCTGCCGCAATTCAGTGACCTGAAAATGTACGACGAGTGGCTGCCGCTCAATGTGGCGGGGGTCTACCGCACATTGACGGACATGTCCTATTTCAACCTGCGTAAGGACACGGCTTCGCATGCCCGATAAGAGCAAAACCGTGCTGCTGGTGCCCGGCATCTTCGATCGCGGCTATTCCATGCACAGGATGCGGCGTGCGCTGAATGAGCGCGGCTTCAATGCGCACTATATCCACCTGCAGTACAACTCCGGCTGGCACGGCATGGAGTACCTCTCTTACCAGCTGCAGAGCCAGATCGAGGCGCTGATCGAAACCGGGCACACCTTTGCCCTGGTCGGTTTCAGTATGGGCGGCATCGTGGCGCGGCACTACCTGCAGGCCCGTGACGGCATGGCGCGGGTGCACAAGTTCATCACCCTCTCCAGCCCGCACTACGGCAGCCTGTGGGCCAACTTCCTGCCGTATGCCGGTGGCCGCCAGCTGCGTATTGGCAGCCGTTTCCTGGCCGCGCTGAACCGGGATATCCACAACCTGGCGCCGCTGCAGCCGGTATCACTCTGGACCCCGTACGACGTGACCATCGTGCCGCATACCAGTTCACGCCTGCCGCTGGGCGCGACCTACCAGATACCGGTGAAGCTGCACCGCTGGGTACCGCTGGACGCGCGGGTGATCTCCATCGTCGGCGACGAACTGGCCGCAGCTTTGGACCGCCCCGTCGACGGCGCATAAACTCACCGCTCCGTCGCAACCACCGGCATCGCGCGCGAACTCACGGCGATAGGCTATATACAGGTAAGCGCAAGCAATGGTCGGCGGATGCCATGGAGCAGGATTTCCTCAACATTATCAAAGTGACCGGCTACGCCATTGAGTCTTTCGGCGTCGCCGTGGTCCTGATCGGCTCTATCGTGACCACGCAGCAGTTTGTGCGCAGCTACCGGCAGCTGGAGCCGGGGCAGGCCTACCGCAAATACCGCCAGGACCTCGGCCGCGCGATCATTCTCGGCCTGGAATTCCTGATCGCCGGCGACATCATCCGCACGGTGGTCGTATCCGACTCTCTCGAGAATGTGGGCATCCTCGCCCTGATTGTGCTGATCCGGGCCTTCCTGAGTGTCATGCTGAGCTTCGAAGTCGAAGAAAGAATCCCCTGGCGGCGCAAAGGCACTTCCAACAATTGAGTGACATAGTGGCAAAACGCTGGTACCCGGTTCTTCAGAGCCTCCCCCCTCCTCAACTCCTAGCGCGCCTCGGTACCGGCGCCGATGAGTCTGGCCACCACCAACGGATGAACGTATCCACCGGACGCTTTTTTCGAGACGATAGGGGCCAGTCCGCTCACGTCCGTTGCAATTAAGCCGGCAGTTTGCAAAACGTAAGAAGTTTCGGTTTATTGTCCTCTCCATCTCCGAACGAGCGCCCCTGCCTGGCTCGACGGAGCAACAGAAGAATAAGGATCAACCATGCGCATTCTCTTCCTGATCATGGCAGTTTGCCTGTGCGCCTGCGAGCGCGCGCCGGACGCGCCCACCGGCAGTCAAACCCGGACACTGCCCTACGGTAGCTGGCCATCGCCGGTTTCCGCCGAGTCTGCGATTGCCGGCAGCCGCGCGCTGGGAAGCGTGTCCTTCGACAACGGTTATCTTTACTGGGCTGAGTCGCGCCCGGAGGAAGGTGGACGAATCACCCTGATGCGCTGG
This region of Microbulbifer sp. SAOS-129_SWC genomic DNA includes:
- a CDS encoding alpha/beta fold hydrolase translates to MPDKSKTVLLVPGIFDRGYSMHRMRRALNERGFNAHYIHLQYNSGWHGMEYLSYQLQSQIEALIETGHTFALVGFSMGGIVARHYLQARDGMARVHKFITLSSPHYGSLWANFLPYAGGRQLRIGSRFLAALNRDIHNLAPLQPVSLWTPYDVTIVPHTSSRLPLGATYQIPVKLHRWVPLDARVISIVGDELAAALDRPVDGA
- a CDS encoding DUF1622 domain-containing protein translates to MEQDFLNIIKVTGYAIESFGVAVVLIGSIVTTQQFVRSYRQLEPGQAYRKYRQDLGRAIILGLEFLIAGDIIRTVVVSDSLENVGILALIVLIRAFLSVMLSFEVEERIPWRRKGTSNN
- a CDS encoding MBL fold metallo-hydrolase produces the protein MMTASTPRPALFQLLALALTLLLPFPALAQDAPDYRIEQMKDNVYRFSAGHYRSVFMVTDAGIFVTDPINPDAARWLRAELQRRFRQPIRYLAYSHNHVDHTLGGRELADSGTTVVAQEYAAEDLAWTRVPTALPDVTFRDQLTINLGNSHVTLRYYGPNNGRGSVSMRFMPANVLYVVDWIVVGRMPYKDLPGYDIHGMIRSTREVLAGAPFDLFIGGHADTGSRADVKRYLAYLEALYNAVRDGMLAGKSLQTLQAEIRLPQFSDLKMYDEWLPLNVAGVYRTLTDMSYFNLRKDTASHAR